One window from the genome of Osmerus mordax isolate fOsmMor3 chromosome 19, fOsmMor3.pri, whole genome shotgun sequence encodes:
- the orai2 gene encoding protein orai-2, with product MSSELNVPMGSPTPGNSERVQDGGGMDYRDWVRRSYLELVTSNHHSVQALSWRKLYLSRAKLKASSRTSALLSGFAMVAMVEVQLEMQYNYPRFLLISFSVCTTVLVAVHLFALLISTCILPNVEAVSNIHNLNSVSESPHERMHHYIELAWGFSTALGILLFLAEVVLLCWIKFLPVDSGGANQVAVAAAELALAKMNCSSTGGGVKPPKPTTVPGNSGWQAALASTIIMVPVGVIFVVFTIHFYRSLVRHKTERHNQEIEELHKIKVQLDGHERGLQAV from the exons ATGAGCAGTGAGCTGAATGTGCCCATGGGCTCCCCCACCCCAGGGAACTCAGAACGGGTTCAAGATGGCGGGGGGATGGACTACAGAGACTGGGTGCGGCGCAGTTACCTGGAGCTGGTCACCTCCAACCACCACTCGGTGCAGGCCTTGTCCTGGAGAAAGCTGTACTTGAGCAGGGCCAAGCTGAAAGCCTCCAGCCGGACGTCAGCTTTGCTCTCGGGTTTCGCCATG GTGGCCATGGTTGAAGTCCAGTTAGAGATGCAGTACAACTACCCGCGCTTCCTCCTTATCTCCTTCAGCGTGTGCACCACAGTGCTGGTGGCTGTGCACCTGTTCGCCCTGCTCATAAGTACCTGCATTCTGCCCAACGTGGAAGCGGTTAGCAACATCCACAACCTCAACTCGGTGAGCGAGTCCCCCCATGAACGCATGCACCACTATATCGAGCTGGCCTGGGGCTTCTCCACAGCCCTgggcatcctcctcttcctggctgAGGTGGTGCTCCTCTGCTGGATCAAGTTTCTGCCCGTGGACTCTGGAGGTGCCAACCAGGTTGCCGTGGCAGCCGCCGAGCTCGCGCTGGCCAAGATGAATTGCAGCTCCACCGGTGGTGGGGTCAAGCCCCCTAAGCCGACCACCGTTCCAGGGAACAGCGGCTGGCAGGCAGCACTGGCCTCTACCATTATCATGGTGCCTGTGGGGGTGATCTTTGTGGTGTTCACCATTCACTTCTACCGCTCGCTGGTGCGCCACAAGACGGAGCGCCACAACCAGGAGATTGAGGAATTGCATAAGATCAAGGTGCAGCTGGATGGGCACGAGAGGGGGCTACAAGCTGTGTGA